The DNA window GGGCATTTACGGAGGCGCGATCGGGTACGCCGATTACCAGGGGAATGTGGATTCCTGTATTGCCATCAGAACCATCGTCATCAAGAACGGGAAGGCATATATCCAGGCCGGCGCCGGAATCGTTGCAGATTCCGACCCCGAGAGTGAATACCAGGAATGTGTCAACAAGGCGATGGCGATGTTCAGGGCTATCGATATGGCTGAAAACGGGGAACTCGCCGTTTCGGGCCGGGGGGAGCAGCTATGATTCTCATGATTGACAACTATGATTCGTTTACCTATAATCTTGTCCAGTATATGGGAGAGCTCGGTGCAGACATGAAGATATTCCGTAATGACAGAATATCTATCGAAACGATAAAAAAAATGAAACCCGAAAAGCTTGTGATTTCTCCGGGCCCTTGTACACCAACCGAGGCGGGAATATCGGTCGAATCGGTTAATGTCTTTTCGGGGAGCATTCCCATACTCGGTGTATGTCTCGGTCACCAGTCCATAGGACAGGCGTTCGGCGGAAATATTATTCGGGCACCGAAACTCCTCCATGGTAAAACTTCGGCCATACACCATGACGGCAGGACTATTTTCGAGGGGCTCTCAAATCCGTTTACCGCCACACGGTATCACTCGCTGGTGATTGAACGGGAATCATTGCCGGAATGCCTTGAAATATCGGCATGGACAGAAGATGGAGTCATCATGGGTGTCCGTCACCGTGAGCACCAGACCGAGGGCGTGCAGTTTCATCCTGAATCG is part of the bacterium genome and encodes:
- a CDS encoding aminodeoxychorismate/anthranilate synthase component II; translated protein: MILMIDNYDSFTYNLVQYMGELGADMKIFRNDRISIETIKKMKPEKLVISPGPCTPTEAGISVESVNVFSGSIPILGVCLGHQSIGQAFGGNIIRAPKLLHGKTSAIHHDGRTIFEGLSNPFTATRYHSLVIERESLPECLEISAWTEDGVIMGVRHREHQTEGVQFHPESILTVEGKRILENFLAM